The following are encoded together in the Gilvimarinus sp. DA14 genome:
- a CDS encoding GDSL-type esterase/lipase family protein, with translation MKDMFARSVLALCAALVCNFAAAEQLAAPNQKHFSYQGRIDFSEPAAPVLSWPATRIDLRFAGSEVAVILDDDSGNNFYSAFINRDWDNPIVLDLLPGKHRYGVAEGLPEGEHQLTLVKRTEGEEGVTRFLGVALNDEAKLLAPPALPERRIEIYGDSITSGMGVMAPLRGEDGKLADKNAFMSYGAMTARALNADYRAISQSGIGVMISWFDFTMPDFYDQLTADGDNDSQWDFSRWTPQVVVVNLMQNDSWLVEDRLDPVPSAEQRIAAYLEFLQSIHSKYPDALMVTALGSMDATAEGSPWPGYIEQATAQMRELYPQGEFATVFFPFTGYGQHPRVEHNRANAELLTDLIKQKMNW, from the coding sequence ATGAAAGATATGTTTGCTCGCTCTGTCTTGGCGCTGTGTGCTGCGCTAGTGTGTAACTTTGCCGCTGCCGAGCAGCTTGCCGCGCCGAACCAAAAGCACTTTAGCTACCAGGGCCGAATTGATTTTAGCGAGCCCGCCGCGCCGGTGCTGAGCTGGCCTGCCACCCGTATCGATCTGCGCTTTGCCGGCAGCGAAGTAGCGGTAATACTGGACGACGACAGCGGCAATAACTTTTACAGCGCTTTTATCAATCGCGATTGGGATAACCCAATTGTGCTGGATTTGTTGCCCGGCAAACATCGCTATGGCGTGGCCGAGGGGTTGCCCGAGGGCGAGCATCAGCTAACCCTGGTAAAGCGCACCGAAGGCGAAGAGGGGGTGACCCGTTTTCTTGGCGTAGCATTAAATGACGAGGCCAAGCTGTTGGCCCCGCCCGCGTTGCCCGAACGCCGTATTGAAATTTATGGTGACTCCATTACCAGCGGCATGGGCGTTATGGCCCCCCTGCGCGGGGAGGACGGCAAGCTGGCCGATAAAAACGCGTTTATGTCTTATGGTGCGATGACGGCCCGCGCCCTTAACGCCGACTACCGCGCGATCTCGCAAAGCGGGATTGGGGTTATGATCAGCTGGTTTGATTTCACCATGCCGGATTTTTACGATCAGCTCACCGCCGACGGCGACAACGACAGCCAGTGGGATTTCAGCCGCTGGACGCCTCAGGTGGTGGTGGTCAATTTAATGCAAAACGACAGCTGGCTGGTGGAAGACCGGCTGGACCCGGTTCCCTCCGCTGAGCAGCGCATTGCCGCCTACCTGGAGTTTTTGCAATCCATACACAGTAAATACCCAGATGCGTTAATGGTAACCGCGCTTGGCAGTATGGATGCCACCGCCGAGGGCTCGCCCTGGCCGGGCTATATTGAACAAGCTACCGCTCAAATGCGCGAGCTTTATCCCCAGGGTGAGTTTGCCACCGTATTTTTCCCCTTTACCGGCTATGGCCAACACCCGAGGGTGGAGCACAACCGCGCTAACGCCGAGTTGCTGACCGACCTCATTAAACAAAAAATGAACTGGTAA
- a CDS encoding CBS domain-containing protein — protein MKPVPSIPVCRLNHKLTLSNVQTPELTPTSPAEKVFIDFDSRQPMVIDQTVSVDDAAYLMRITHSKIKLVVGRNNQLLGIVSVRDIESVKVLATASAMGVARADLTVKDIMTPTVRLQGIYRKVMERARVSDLVEVLEFEGASYLLVLEDNEEICGLISADEIAHRLDRYLDIEPVAHSFNDVFSALKVSNH, from the coding sequence ATGAAACCCGTACCGAGTATTCCTGTGTGTCGGTTAAACCACAAACTGACCCTGAGCAATGTACAAACCCCCGAACTGACCCCCACCAGTCCAGCGGAGAAGGTCTTTATCGACTTCGACAGCCGCCAGCCAATGGTGATTGACCAGACCGTAAGCGTGGACGACGCCGCCTACCTGATGCGCATTACCCACTCCAAAATCAAACTGGTGGTGGGGCGCAACAACCAATTGCTGGGTATTGTCAGCGTGCGCGACATCGAAAGCGTAAAAGTGCTGGCCACCGCCTCGGCCATGGGCGTGGCCCGTGCCGATTTGACCGTTAAAGACATCATGACCCCCACCGTGCGCTTGCAGGGTATATACCGCAAAGTCATGGAGCGCGCCCGCGTCTCCGACCTGGTTGAAGTGCTGGAGTTTGAAGGCGCCAGCTATCTGCTGGTGCTGGAAGACAACGAAGAAATCTGCGGCTTAATCAGCGCCGATGAAATCGCCCATCGCCTGGATCGCTACCTGGATATCGAGCCCGTAGCGCACAGCTTTAACGACGTGTTCAGTGCCCTGAAAGTCAGTAATCATTAG
- the waaA gene encoding lipid IV(A) 3-deoxy-D-manno-octulosonic acid transferase produces MRFLYTVIYALFIPLVLLRQCWRARRDRRHIERLGERFGFVAAVPKQKKRLWLHTVSVGEFLGAQPLIRQLLQRDDIELLITSTTITGSERARETLASHIEAGQVLHTYMPYDLPFAIARFINKLQPDALVIMETELWPNTLAVAHRKGLPSVLINARLSERSARGYGRLAKLTSRMLAQLSAAAIQQKADAERLFHLGLAADKAQVTGNIKFDITIAPELRERSEALARDWTLNGRRQVWLVASTHAGEDEIILDALGTLRAKGIGAEQLLMVLVPRHPERFERVGQLIQTRGFNSVHRSSQKVPDVQTDVMLGDTMGELMLLYGASDMVFMGGTLADVGGHNFIEPAVWAKPLLGGPVLYNFAEVSRLLIEANALKITPDAQAIGTEVERLFTDQTAREQSGQNALQVAEQNRGALAKTLAVIDGVVS; encoded by the coding sequence ATGCGATTTCTCTACACCGTCATTTATGCCCTGTTTATTCCCCTGGTGCTATTGCGCCAGTGCTGGCGCGCGCGGCGCGATCGGCGGCATATCGAGCGCTTGGGCGAGCGTTTTGGTTTTGTGGCAGCCGTGCCCAAGCAGAAAAAACGCCTGTGGTTACACACCGTATCGGTGGGGGAGTTTTTGGGCGCACAGCCGTTAATTCGTCAGTTATTGCAGCGCGATGATATTGAGCTGTTAATTACCAGCACCACTATCACCGGCTCCGAGCGGGCGCGCGAGACTTTGGCCAGCCACATCGAGGCAGGCCAGGTACTGCATACCTACATGCCCTACGACCTTCCTTTTGCCATAGCTCGCTTTATAAACAAACTGCAGCCAGACGCACTGGTCATTATGGAAACCGAGCTCTGGCCTAACACCCTCGCCGTAGCACATCGTAAAGGCCTGCCCAGCGTATTGATCAACGCTCGTCTATCCGAGCGCTCGGCCCGCGGCTACGGGCGCTTAGCCAAGTTAACCTCGCGTATGCTGGCTCAGCTGTCAGCGGCGGCCATCCAACAAAAGGCCGATGCCGAACGCCTTTTTCATTTGGGGCTTGCGGCAGATAAAGCGCAGGTTACCGGTAATATTAAGTTCGATATAACCATTGCCCCCGAGCTGCGAGAGCGAAGCGAGGCTTTGGCGCGCGACTGGACCCTAAACGGCCGGCGCCAGGTTTGGCTGGTGGCCAGCACCCACGCCGGAGAAGATGAAATAATCCTCGATGCCTTGGGCACATTAAGGGCAAAAGGAATCGGCGCGGAGCAACTATTAATGGTGTTAGTACCGCGCCACCCAGAAAGGTTTGAACGGGTAGGGCAGCTAATACAAACACGCGGCTTTAACAGCGTTCATCGCTCCAGCCAAAAAGTACCCGATGTGCAAACCGATGTGATGCTCGGCGACACCATGGGCGAGCTAATGCTGCTATACGGCGCCAGCGACATGGTTTTTATGGGCGGCACCTTGGCCGACGTAGGCGGGCACAACTTTATCGAACCCGCCGTTTGGGCCAAACCATTGCTAGGCGGGCCGGTACTGTATAACTTCGCCGAAGTGTCGCGGTTACTCATTGAGGCGAATGCGTTAAAGATTACTCCAGACGCCCAGGCTATCGGGACAGAGGTGGAACGCTTGTTTACCGATCAAACCGCCCGCGAGCAGTCCGGCCAAAATGCACTGCAAGTGGCAGAGCAAAATCGCGGCGCGCTGGCGAAAACATTGGCGGTTATTGATGGGGTCGTTTCGTAA
- a CDS encoding mannose-1-phosphate guanylyltransferase/mannose-6-phosphate isomerase — translation MIFPVILSGGSGSRLWPMSRELYPKQFLPLVGESTLLQETLQRLAGLKPHAPILVCNEEHRFLAAEQLRQINQLDHNIILEPVGKNTAPAIALAAFTALKTDPNALLLVLPADHVIQNAEAFRAEVEKATAAAQGGDLVTFGIVPTYPETGYGYIQAGTSQTLGYKVQSFVEKPDLRTAKTYLASGDYYWNSGMFLFRADRYLAELEQHRPVIYQACKDSFSAPEEDLDFIRVNKEIFSQCPSESIDYAVMENTKRATVFPLDAGWSDVGSWSSMADVSDKDENGNTSKGDVIQHNSRNTYVFAENSLVSTVGLDGLVVVQTKDAVLVAAKDQVQDVKTIVQSLKASARSEYRLHRDVYRPWGMYESIDAGYRYQVKRITVNPGAKLSVQMHHHRAEHWVVVSGTAKVTIDDDTKLIAENQSVYIPVGSVHALENPGQIPLQLIEVQSGPYLGEDDIVRLEDKYGRN, via the coding sequence ATGATTTTCCCCGTTATTCTTTCCGGAGGCTCTGGCAGTCGCCTTTGGCCTATGTCTCGAGAGCTTTACCCTAAGCAGTTTCTTCCACTGGTCGGTGAAAGCACGCTTTTGCAAGAAACGTTGCAAAGACTAGCCGGACTCAAACCCCACGCTCCAATACTGGTCTGTAACGAAGAGCACCGATTCCTGGCTGCCGAACAATTGCGCCAGATTAACCAGCTGGATCACAACATTATTCTTGAGCCCGTGGGTAAAAATACGGCCCCTGCCATTGCTTTAGCTGCGTTTACCGCTTTAAAGACAGATCCAAATGCCCTTTTGCTGGTATTACCTGCAGACCATGTTATTCAGAACGCCGAGGCTTTTCGTGCTGAGGTAGAAAAAGCCACCGCGGCAGCGCAAGGCGGCGACTTAGTCACTTTTGGCATAGTCCCGACCTACCCGGAAACTGGTTATGGCTATATTCAAGCCGGTACCAGCCAAACGCTTGGCTATAAGGTTCAAAGTTTTGTAGAAAAGCCGGATTTGCGTACTGCCAAAACTTACTTAGCCAGCGGAGATTACTACTGGAACAGCGGTATGTTCCTGTTTCGGGCCGACCGTTATCTAGCAGAGCTTGAACAGCACCGGCCTGTCATCTACCAGGCCTGTAAGGACTCATTTTCAGCCCCAGAAGAAGACTTAGATTTTATCCGGGTGAACAAAGAAATATTCTCACAATGCCCGTCAGAATCGATTGATTACGCCGTGATGGAAAACACCAAGCGCGCCACCGTATTCCCTTTAGATGCGGGGTGGAGTGACGTAGGCTCCTGGTCCTCAATGGCAGATGTGTCAGATAAAGATGAAAATGGCAACACCAGTAAAGGTGATGTAATTCAACACAACAGCCGCAACACCTATGTTTTTGCTGAGAACTCTCTGGTCAGCACGGTTGGCCTGGATGGCCTGGTAGTTGTGCAAACAAAAGATGCCGTCTTAGTAGCAGCGAAAGACCAGGTTCAGGATGTTAAAACCATTGTGCAATCACTGAAGGCCTCTGCACGATCTGAGTACCGGCTGCACCGGGATGTTTACCGACCTTGGGGAATGTATGAATCGATTGATGCCGGATACCGCTATCAAGTCAAGCGTATCACCGTAAACCCAGGTGCAAAATTATCGGTACAAATGCATCATCATCGCGCAGAGCACTGGGTGGTTGTTTCTGGCACTGCCAAGGTTACGATTGACGATGACACAAAACTGATTGCTGAAAACCAGTCGGTTTATATTCCGGTCGGCAGTGTGCACGCACTAGAAAACCCGGGTCAAATTCCACTTCAGCTTATTGAGGTACAGAGCGGGCCTTACCTGGGTGAGGACGATATTGTTCGCCTTGAAGATAAGTATGGTCGTAACTAA
- a CDS encoding GDP-mannose mannosyl hydrolase, with product MYLSTKDFTQVIAHTPLVSIDLVVRNPQGQFLLGWRTNRPAKNHWFVPGGRIQKEERLESAFLRLTKAELGLEIPMPKARWKGLYEHFYDDFVFADNSTQTVSTHYVVLAFEVALKQMLKDLPKVQHAEYQWMTVPEILANPQVHDYSRAYFT from the coding sequence TTGTATTTAAGCACTAAAGACTTTACCCAAGTCATTGCCCATACACCTTTAGTATCTATTGACCTTGTGGTAAGAAACCCACAAGGTCAGTTTCTTTTAGGGTGGCGCACTAACCGACCGGCTAAGAACCACTGGTTTGTACCGGGCGGGCGCATTCAGAAAGAAGAGCGCCTAGAAAGTGCTTTTTTAAGGCTCACCAAAGCCGAGCTGGGGTTAGAAATACCTATGCCCAAAGCAAGGTGGAAAGGCCTATATGAGCACTTTTACGATGATTTTGTTTTTGCTGACAATTCAACGCAAACGGTTTCTACGCATTATGTTGTGCTTGCTTTCGAAGTCGCACTAAAACAAATGCTAAAAGACCTGCCTAAAGTGCAGCACGCTGAATACCAGTGGATGACGGTTCCGGAGATTCTAGCAAACCCACAGGTTCATGATTACAGCCGTGCATACTTCACGTAG
- a CDS encoding GDP-L-fucose synthase: MKNIFVAGHNGMVGSAIVRQLQAKSDVNVITRTRKELNLLDQQSVQAFFESESVNQVYLAAAKVGGIIANNTYPAEFIYENLMIESNIIHSAHKVGVQQLLFLGSSCIYPKLAEQPMREDALLTGTLEPTNEPYAIAKIAGIKLCESYNRQYGRDYRSVMPTNLYGPNDNFHPENSHVIPALLRRFHEAKERGDNSVTAWGSGSPMREFLHVDDMAAACVFVMNLENATYQEHTQPMLSHINVGTGVDCTIKELTETVAKVVGFTGSIEWDTSKPDGTPRKLMDVSRLRNLGWTYSIELEDGLRNAYQWFLNNQSNFRG; the protein is encoded by the coding sequence ATGAAAAATATTTTTGTAGCCGGCCATAACGGCATGGTTGGATCGGCAATCGTCCGTCAACTTCAAGCGAAGAGCGATGTAAATGTCATTACCCGCACTCGTAAAGAGCTCAATCTACTTGACCAACAATCGGTTCAGGCCTTCTTCGAATCTGAATCAGTAAATCAAGTGTACTTAGCTGCCGCTAAAGTCGGCGGCATTATCGCCAACAATACCTACCCCGCCGAGTTTATTTACGAAAACCTGATGATTGAGTCGAATATTATTCACTCGGCCCATAAAGTAGGCGTGCAACAACTGTTATTTTTAGGTTCATCATGTATTTATCCGAAACTGGCAGAGCAGCCTATGCGGGAAGATGCACTACTGACCGGTACGCTGGAGCCTACTAACGAGCCTTATGCCATTGCCAAGATTGCGGGCATTAAGTTGTGTGAGAGCTATAACCGACAGTACGGTCGCGATTACCGCTCAGTGATGCCAACCAATTTATACGGCCCGAACGACAATTTTCACCCGGAGAACAGCCACGTTATTCCCGCCTTACTCCGCCGATTCCACGAAGCCAAAGAGCGCGGTGATAACTCTGTAACGGCCTGGGGTTCTGGCTCCCCGATGCGTGAATTCTTGCATGTTGACGATATGGCAGCGGCGTGTGTATTTGTTATGAACCTGGAAAACGCAACCTACCAAGAGCACACTCAGCCAATGTTAAGCCACATTAACGTAGGCACAGGCGTAGACTGCACCATTAAAGAGTTAACCGAAACCGTTGCCAAAGTGGTGGGATTTACAGGAAGTATTGAATGGGATACATCCAAGCCGGACGGTACACCACGCAAATTGATGGACGTATCGCGCCTCCGCAATCTGGGCTGGACTTATTCTATAGAACTGGAGGACGGCCTGCGCAATGCTTACCAATGGTTTTTAAACAACCAGAGTAATTTCAGGGGCTAA
- a CDS encoding FkbM family methyltransferase: MIDSTELIEVVKQLELSLPDNYNSFSIDDKSHICKLLDDLLKVKRDLDQAKALNEPKLDCLRLELLRLSAQTKLITNLEIISSAKPAASKLSTENTLYQGLDNIDRQLEHYLNYDNGYYIELGANNGLSQSNTAYFEKERGWKGVLIEPILHNFLECKKNRSESNYFCNAACVPFNYPQETVKLLYSNLMTSQESEFSTLSNVQEHAQRGKRFLQSHEEVVPYFALARTLTDILEDAKAPRDIDFLSLDVEGVELEVLKGLDFNKHTIKYMLIESEDVETLSEYLATHGYKKIDRLSYHDHLFQLDTD, translated from the coding sequence GTGATAGACAGCACCGAACTAATAGAAGTTGTTAAGCAATTAGAGCTGTCCCTTCCGGACAACTACAATTCTTTCTCTATCGATGATAAATCACACATCTGTAAACTACTTGATGACTTATTAAAGGTTAAGCGAGACCTTGATCAAGCAAAAGCTCTCAACGAACCCAAACTAGATTGCCTAAGACTTGAACTTTTAAGACTGTCAGCACAAACTAAACTAATCACTAACCTAGAGATAATAAGCAGTGCAAAACCTGCTGCATCAAAGCTTTCTACTGAAAATACGCTATACCAAGGTCTCGACAATATAGACCGTCAGCTCGAACACTACCTAAACTATGACAACGGTTATTATATTGAACTTGGAGCGAACAACGGCTTAAGCCAATCCAATACAGCCTACTTTGAGAAAGAAAGAGGCTGGAAGGGCGTTCTTATCGAGCCTATATTGCATAACTTTCTTGAGTGTAAAAAGAACCGGTCTGAGTCTAATTATTTTTGCAATGCAGCCTGCGTACCTTTCAATTACCCACAAGAGACTGTAAAACTTCTCTATTCCAACTTAATGACAAGCCAAGAAAGTGAGTTTTCAACACTAAGCAATGTTCAAGAACACGCTCAACGTGGAAAACGTTTCCTACAAAGTCATGAAGAGGTAGTTCCTTATTTTGCTCTTGCCAGAACGCTCACCGATATACTCGAAGACGCCAAGGCACCAAGAGATATTGACTTTTTATCCCTCGATGTTGAAGGTGTTGAACTGGAAGTCTTGAAAGGGTTAGATTTCAACAAGCACACCATAAAATATATGCTTATTGAAAGCGAAGATGTTGAAACACTTTCCGAATACCTAGCTACTCATGGCTACAAAAAAATCGACAGGCTGTCTTACCATGACCACCTCTTCCAATTGGATACCGATTAA
- a CDS encoding glycosyltransferase family 25 protein yields the protein MLSENISKVFVVSLPGAAERRRHIREHFSTQGIIDYEFVKATTPESDRVKELYRNSCVKPYPNCFRCNKTPCHCSNNVLIPQQVANWLSFADVWKKAAQNIGWTLICEDDVLFYENGISLLNKLMQKRDNSNKPQLIRLSQSGQDTHQTLSEVIDLQESQKRVMSNPAYLINQAMAKYLLSQFEVIDTTSDVWVHSTIASSPDIDAATVEPLIATELSFNKSFARFPSAIHPKGIDKDDAARQSAHIKRVESEAEYKKLLDLWTSPSPNRKRIDRSTDESFIQRHYEEHYNHKETREKWKSIDAKGNPIPWITYSALFQIERYDYSSSHIFEWGSGYSTEFWSKRSASVTTVDHDATWHDFAKRLKRPNTRYILSSLAEYSGQIDIANTSSKKYDVIVIDGYIHGSLRYHCAERAVHALAHGGFIVLDNSDWLPDTCAFFRDRGFNQADYAGFGPSNKYPWVTSIFSLGNITIPRHASPNPGFIAGGIQNIRD from the coding sequence ATGCTTAGTGAAAACATAAGCAAGGTATTTGTCGTGTCACTACCGGGAGCAGCGGAGCGTCGACGGCATATTCGCGAGCATTTCTCAACTCAAGGGATTATTGATTACGAGTTTGTAAAGGCAACAACGCCAGAGAGCGACAGGGTTAAAGAGCTATACCGAAATTCATGCGTAAAACCGTACCCCAATTGCTTTCGATGCAACAAAACACCCTGCCATTGCAGTAACAATGTACTGATTCCGCAACAGGTAGCGAACTGGCTATCCTTTGCAGACGTGTGGAAAAAGGCTGCCCAAAATATTGGCTGGACACTTATATGCGAAGACGACGTGCTTTTCTATGAAAACGGAATCTCGCTGCTTAACAAGCTTATGCAAAAGCGTGATAACTCCAATAAGCCACAACTAATCAGACTTTCTCAGTCGGGGCAGGATACTCACCAAACACTATCGGAAGTAATTGATCTTCAAGAAAGCCAGAAAAGGGTGATGAGCAATCCCGCCTACTTAATCAACCAAGCAATGGCAAAGTACTTGCTCAGTCAGTTTGAAGTGATTGATACAACATCAGATGTATGGGTCCACTCGACCATAGCAAGCAGCCCTGACATCGATGCAGCAACTGTTGAGCCGCTTATTGCAACAGAGTTATCTTTTAATAAGAGCTTCGCTCGCTTTCCTTCTGCCATTCACCCTAAAGGCATCGACAAAGATGATGCTGCACGTCAGAGCGCACACATAAAGCGCGTTGAATCTGAAGCCGAGTACAAAAAACTACTCGACTTGTGGACAAGTCCCTCCCCTAACAGGAAAAGGATCGACCGCTCGACAGATGAAAGCTTTATCCAACGCCACTATGAGGAACACTACAACCATAAAGAGACTAGGGAGAAATGGAAGAGTATTGATGCAAAAGGAAACCCCATACCCTGGATAACGTATAGCGCCTTATTCCAAATAGAGCGTTATGACTATTCAAGTTCACATATTTTTGAGTGGGGGTCTGGTTACTCTACTGAGTTTTGGTCAAAAAGAAGTGCCTCCGTCACCACCGTAGACCATGATGCAACCTGGCACGATTTCGCAAAAAGATTAAAACGGCCAAATACCAGATATATATTGTCAAGCCTAGCGGAATACTCGGGTCAAATCGACATTGCGAATACATCTAGCAAGAAGTATGACGTTATAGTCATAGACGGATACATTCACGGCTCCTTACGCTATCATTGCGCCGAACGAGCTGTCCATGCCCTGGCACACGGAGGCTTCATTGTACTGGACAATTCTGACTGGCTACCCGACACTTGCGCATTTTTTCGCGATCGCGGCTTCAACCAAGCTGATTATGCTGGGTTTGGCCCATCCAACAAGTACCCTTGGGTGACATCTATTTTCTCACTTGGAAACATTACAATCCCACGCCACGCTTCACCAAACCCTGGATTTATAGCTGGCGGAATTCAGAATATAAGAGACTGA
- the gmd gene encoding GDP-mannose 4,6-dehydratase, producing the protein MKKALITGVTGQDGSYLAEFLLEKGYEVHGIKRRASLFNTQRVDHIYQDPHVENQNFVLHYGDLTDSSNLTRILQEVQPDEVYNLGAQSHVAVSFESPEYTADVDAMGTLRILEAIRLLGLEKKTRFYQASTSELYGLVQETPQKETTPMYPRSPYAVAKLYAYWITINYRESYGMYACNGILFNHESPRRGETFVTRKITRGLANIAQGLEDCLYMGNMDALRDWGHAKDYVRMQWMMLQQDRPEDFVIATGVQYSVREFISWSAKELGITLRFEGKGVEEQGIVEAIEGSNAPNIKVGDAIVKVDPRYFRPAEVETLLGDPSKAKEKLGWTPEITTQEMCAEMVAEDLQVAKRHALLKEHGYEIPVSVE; encoded by the coding sequence ATGAAAAAAGCACTAATCACCGGCGTTACCGGTCAAGACGGCTCCTATTTAGCGGAATTCCTATTAGAGAAAGGCTACGAGGTTCACGGCATTAAACGCCGCGCGTCTTTATTCAACACTCAAAGAGTGGACCATATCTATCAAGATCCACACGTAGAAAATCAAAACTTTGTTTTGCACTACGGCGACTTGACCGATTCATCTAACTTGACACGTATTTTGCAGGAAGTTCAACCGGATGAAGTTTACAATCTGGGCGCGCAATCGCACGTAGCAGTATCGTTTGAATCTCCAGAATATACAGCCGATGTAGACGCAATGGGTACCCTTCGGATTTTGGAGGCTATTCGCCTGTTGGGCTTGGAGAAAAAAACCAGGTTCTACCAAGCCTCCACCTCTGAACTTTATGGCTTGGTGCAAGAAACGCCGCAAAAAGAAACTACACCCATGTACCCCCGCTCACCCTATGCGGTGGCCAAGCTTTACGCCTATTGGATTACTATTAACTATCGCGAATCTTACGGCATGTATGCCTGCAACGGCATTTTGTTTAACCACGAATCCCCTCGGCGCGGTGAAACCTTTGTTACCCGTAAAATCACCCGCGGCTTAGCTAATATCGCACAAGGCTTAGAAGACTGTTTGTATATGGGCAATATGGACGCCTTGCGTGACTGGGGCCATGCTAAAGACTACGTACGCATGCAATGGATGATGCTGCAGCAAGACCGACCTGAAGACTTCGTAATTGCCACCGGCGTTCAATACTCGGTTCGTGAATTTATAAGCTGGTCTGCTAAGGAGCTTGGCATTACCCTACGTTTTGAAGGCAAAGGGGTAGAGGAGCAAGGTATTGTAGAAGCAATAGAAGGCAGTAACGCACCCAATATTAAGGTTGGCGACGCCATCGTTAAAGTAGACCCACGCTACTTCCGTCCAGCAGAGGTAGAAACACTACTCGGAGATCCAAGTAAAGCGAAAGAGAAACTCGGCTGGACGCCCGAGATCACCACTCAAGAAATGTGCGCCGAAATGGTTGCTGAAGACCTTCAGGTTGCCAAACGCCACGCCCTGCTCAAAGAGCACGGTTATGAAATTCCGGTATCGGTGGAATAA
- a CDS encoding sulfotransferase family 2 domain-containing protein: MIKRDPAKPIIFMHIPKTAGSTLHQLFHLNFKRNEIYTLGITGAPTNGKFSDRHKASIENLYSLGKSKLSGLKAVIGHMPYGLHEAFDSDAQYITVLRHPISRILSHYNFVKENSNHYLHERLKNEAPTVGDYVERLKSKELNNGMLRFFLGRDHNKIPFDGCHREMIEIALDRVEKRFVNVGIQEHFEDSVKLICKSNNWESLEIESKNISKSKYTTTLDKDEAESILRYNSLDLLLYEEIRRRFLEGQEKTSAP; encoded by the coding sequence TTGATTAAGCGAGACCCGGCAAAGCCTATAATATTCATGCACATACCCAAAACGGCAGGATCAACACTGCATCAACTATTCCACCTCAATTTCAAAAGGAACGAAATTTATACACTCGGAATAACAGGAGCCCCGACAAATGGGAAATTTAGTGACCGACATAAAGCATCAATAGAAAACCTGTACTCTTTAGGTAAATCTAAACTTTCAGGGCTCAAGGCAGTTATTGGGCACATGCCCTATGGACTACACGAAGCATTTGACTCCGATGCCCAGTACATAACCGTACTTCGCCACCCTATCAGCAGAATATTATCTCATTATAATTTTGTTAAAGAGAACTCAAACCATTATCTACACGAACGATTGAAAAATGAAGCACCAACAGTAGGTGACTATGTAGAACGCCTAAAATCAAAAGAGTTAAACAATGGGATGCTTAGGTTTTTTCTCGGAAGAGATCATAATAAAATACCATTCGACGGCTGCCACAGGGAAATGATTGAAATTGCTCTTGATAGAGTAGAGAAGCGATTCGTAAATGTAGGAATTCAAGAGCACTTCGAAGACAGTGTTAAGCTCATTTGTAAATCAAATAACTGGGAGAGCCTAGAAATAGAGTCAAAGAACATTAGCAAATCTAAGTACACTACAACTCTAGACAAAGACGAAGCAGAATCAATTTTAAGGTACAACTCTCTAGACCTGTTACTGTACGAAGAAATAAGAAGAAGATTTTTAGAAGGCCAGGAAAAAACGAGCGCCCCTTAG